The following is a genomic window from Phycisphaeraceae bacterium.
GCAGGAGCGGACGGACGGCCTCGTCAACCGGCGGCGGGAGCGTCAGAGTCATAAACCCAATTTAACAGACAGCTCGCGGTCGTCTGACGCCAAGACGGACCCGGCACGCAGGCAGCGGAGCATTGCTTGCAGTAACGACCCGATTTCCTCTATCATCCCCGACCCAACCTAAGGCGACGCGTCAACTCGCCGTTTCAACCTGAGGCAGATCAATCATGGCCGAGCAGAAAGCCACCAACATCGTCTGGCACGAAGGCAACGTCACTCCCGCTGAGCGCGCTAAAAACCTTGGCCAGAAAGGCTGCACCGTTTGGATGACCGGCCTGTCCGCCAGCGGCAAGTCCACCGTCGCCGTCGCACTCGAGCAGGTTCTGCTCCAGCGCGGCAAGCACGCCTACCGGCTCGATGGTGACAACATCCGCATGGGACTCAACAAAAATCTGGGCTTCTCGGCTGAAGACCGCGCGGAAAACATCCGCCGCATCGGTGAGGTCGCCAAGCTCTTCGCCGATGCCGGCATGATTACCATCACCAGCTTCATCTCCCCTTACCGCAAAGATCGCGATGCAGTTCGCAAGCTGCACGACGATGCGAAGATTCCCTTCATCGAAGTGCATGTGGACATCCCGCTCGAAGAAGCGGAAAAACGTGACCCCAAGGGCCTGTACAAAAAGGCACGTGCAGCTTTGGCGTCCGGCAAGGGCATGGGGTTCACCGGCATCGACGATCCTTATGAAGCCCCAGAAAAAGCGGAGATGGTCCTGCCGACTCACAAGCTGAGCATTGCAGAAAGCGTGCAGAAGCTGCTCGATGAGCTTCAGAAGCGCAACCTGCTCAGCGCGTAATACCAGCCCCGCAGCACAAGCCGGGGCGGCTGAGCGATATTGCCAAAAATCAAGCTGGAAATGCGGGCGACAGGAATCGAACCTGCACAATTTCTGCGTTTACGAGGTCGCCAGCTGGGGTGTGGACCCTCCTAGGGACACCCGCTGAATCACAAGTTGATCCGAGTCTGATTGAAGTCGTCCAGCGATGGGCGGAGCTATCGCCTGCGCAACGTGTGCAGGTCCTGGCGGTGGTCC
Proteins encoded in this region:
- the cysC gene encoding adenylyl-sulfate kinase translates to MAEQKATNIVWHEGNVTPAERAKNLGQKGCTVWMTGLSASGKSTVAVALEQVLLQRGKHAYRLDGDNIRMGLNKNLGFSAEDRAENIRRIGEVAKLFADAGMITITSFISPYRKDRDAVRKLHDDAKIPFIEVHVDIPLEEAEKRDPKGLYKKARAALASGKGMGFTGIDDPYEAPEKAEMVLPTHKLSIAESVQKLLDELQKRNLLSA